Proteins encoded together in one Benincasa hispida cultivar B227 chromosome 1, ASM972705v1, whole genome shotgun sequence window:
- the LOC120077633 gene encoding uncharacterized protein LOC120077633, with product MAIGASIEGWKHFRPNILVDETFLKCKYADTLLTASTIDGNNQIFPLAFSIVDSENDASWRWFFENLKKSFGEREGLVIISYRHFSIPKGVMNVFSNAYTIDKFEFYMKWMESIYPTIREYLSKVGFEKWARPHSRRRRYNMMTTNISECLNNILKEPREFPVASLLDYIREILQNWFYEKGQSALSMKTVLTSWAESELREQHNQSRSFNLKIFNQVDPINNEEYKVVDWDNHFLEKLGIALEGIVGVTVALEGIAGVALEGIVGVAQDGIAGVTLEDLASVACGDLLFFSKCWYLD from the exons ATGGCTATTGGAGCATCAATTGAGGGTTGGAAGCATTTTAGGCCTAATATATTAGTTGATGAAACGTTCTTGAAATGTAAATATGCCGACACGCTTTTGACGGCTTCAACAATTGACGGTAACAATCAGATTTTTCCTCTTGCTTTTAGTATTGTTGACTCTGAAAATGATGCATCCTGGAGATGGTTTTTTGAGAATTTAAAGAAAAGTTTTGGTGAACGAGAAGGATTAGTCATTATTTCTTATCGGCATTTTAGCATTCCGAAAGGTGTTATGAATGTTTTTTCAAATG CTTATACAATTGATAAGTTCGAGTTTTATATGAAATGGATGGAATCAATATATCCTACAATTCGAGAATATCTCAGTAAAGTTGGTTTTGAGAAGTGGGCACGTCCACATTCTAGGAGAAGAAGGTATAATATGATGACTACTAATATTTCAGAGTGcttgaataatattttaaaagagCCTAGGGAGTTCCCCGTTGCATCATTACTTgattatattagagaaatacTTCAAAATTGGTTTTATGAAAAAGGTCAATCAGCATTATCCATGAAGACTGTTTTGACTAGTTGGGCAGAGTCTGAGTTGCGAGAGCAACACAATCAGTCAAGAAGCTtcaa cttgaaaatatttaatcaG GTTGATCCTATTAACAATGAAGAATATAAAGTAGTTGATTGGGACAATCACTTTTTG GAAAAGCTTGGGATCGCTCTAGAAGGTATCGTTGGTGTCACTGTCGCTCTAGAGGgtatcgctggtgtcgctctagAGGGTATTGTTGGTGTCGCTCAAGATGGTATCGCTGGTGtcactctagaggatctcgccaGTGTCGCTTGTGGGGATTTGTTATTCTTCAGTAAAT gttggtatttagattaa